In Dermacentor variabilis isolate Ectoservices chromosome 7, ASM5094787v1, whole genome shotgun sequence, a genomic segment contains:
- the DnaJ-60 gene encoding dnaJ-like-60 isoform X1: MLLHAVKLDFSTKSSHRIAWHLVRHLSKTYYEVLGVKNDCTQKEIRDAYVKLCKQHHPDVKGTATSIKDHSKFTELNQAYTILSRPLDRKHYDDTLLHPELHNVQRTVWRPYTRYEEPFMHTKGSSGYDDYETPGYEDFAHLYKEKRRQHQNAKVYIVMGCLVLIVCGACLHYVAFRYGTSNEMKRKMQETNRKNWAGYHQSKSDFRKYGMEGQIERLLGFKRETKEDKGDKSSED, translated from the exons ATGTTGCTACACGCTGTAAAGCTAGACTTTAGTACAAAATCAAGTCACAGAATTGCATGGCATTTAGTGAG GCACCTCAGCAAGACCTACTACGAAGTGTTGGGGGTGAAGAATGACTGCACACAGAAGGAGATCAGGGACGCCTATGTCAAGCTGTGCAAACAG CACCACCCTGACGTCAAAGGTACTGCCACATCAATAAAAGACCACAGCAAGTTTACTGAACTCAACCAAGCCTACACAATCCTTAGCAGGCCTCTTGACCGCAAGCATTACGATGACACTCTACTGCATCCAGAGCTTCACAACGTCCAGCGTACAGTGTGGAGGCCATACACACG TTATGAAGAGCCGTTCATGCACACAAAAGGCTCCAGTGGCTACGATGACTATGAGACACCAGGATATGAGGACTTTGCTCATctgtacaaagaaaaaagaagacagcacCAGAATGCCAAGGTCTATATTGTTATGGGGTGCCTTGTCTTGATCGTTTGTGGTGCTTGCCTCCATTATGTAGCATTCAG ATATGGAACCTCCAACGAAATGAAGAGGAAGATGCAAGAGACCAACAGAAAGAACTGGGCAGGGTACCATCAATCCAAGAGTGACTTCAG GAAGTATGGCATGGAAGGCCAGATCGAGCGGCTACTCGGATTCAAACGGGAGACAAAAGAGGACAAGGGTGATAAAAGCAGTGAAGACTGA
- the DnaJ-60 gene encoding dnaJ-like-60 isoform X2, with translation MLLHAVKLDFSTKSSHRIAWHLVSKTYYEVLGVKNDCTQKEIRDAYVKLCKQHHPDVKGTATSIKDHSKFTELNQAYTILSRPLDRKHYDDTLLHPELHNVQRTVWRPYTRYEEPFMHTKGSSGYDDYETPGYEDFAHLYKEKRRQHQNAKVYIVMGCLVLIVCGACLHYVAFRYGTSNEMKRKMQETNRKNWAGYHQSKSDFRKYGMEGQIERLLGFKRETKEDKGDKSSED, from the exons ATGTTGCTACACGCTGTAAAGCTAGACTTTAGTACAAAATCAAGTCACAGAATTGCATGGCATTTAGTGAG CAAGACCTACTACGAAGTGTTGGGGGTGAAGAATGACTGCACACAGAAGGAGATCAGGGACGCCTATGTCAAGCTGTGCAAACAG CACCACCCTGACGTCAAAGGTACTGCCACATCAATAAAAGACCACAGCAAGTTTACTGAACTCAACCAAGCCTACACAATCCTTAGCAGGCCTCTTGACCGCAAGCATTACGATGACACTCTACTGCATCCAGAGCTTCACAACGTCCAGCGTACAGTGTGGAGGCCATACACACG TTATGAAGAGCCGTTCATGCACACAAAAGGCTCCAGTGGCTACGATGACTATGAGACACCAGGATATGAGGACTTTGCTCATctgtacaaagaaaaaagaagacagcacCAGAATGCCAAGGTCTATATTGTTATGGGGTGCCTTGTCTTGATCGTTTGTGGTGCTTGCCTCCATTATGTAGCATTCAG ATATGGAACCTCCAACGAAATGAAGAGGAAGATGCAAGAGACCAACAGAAAGAACTGGGCAGGGTACCATCAATCCAAGAGTGACTTCAG GAAGTATGGCATGGAAGGCCAGATCGAGCGGCTACTCGGATTCAAACGGGAGACAAAAGAGGACAAGGGTGATAAAAGCAGTGAAGACTGA
- the LOC142588465 gene encoding glutaredoxin-related protein 5, mitochondrial-like → MAFSLAGRLSLASTAAAVLRSRVRLLCTAPIADKISKLVSQDKVVVFMKGVPEQPRCGFSNAVVQVLRMHGVDYSSHDVLQDEALRQGIKDFSNWPTIPQVYINGQFVGGCDILLQMHQSGELVGELAKVGIKSLLIDSVSSSDEAAGEKQEKR, encoded by the coding sequence ATGGCGTTCTCCTTGGCCGGTCGCTTAAGCCTGGCGTCGACTGCGGCCGCAGTACTTCGGTCGCGCGTGCGTCTCCTCTGCACCGCGCCGATCGCCGACAAGATCTCCAAGCTCGTCAGCCAGGACAAGGTCGTCGTTTTCATGAAGGGCGTCCCTGAACAGCCCCGATGCGGCTTCAGCAACGCCGTGGTTCAAGTGCTTCGCATGCACGGCGTCGACTACAGCTCGCACGACGTGCTCCAAGACGAGGCACTTCGTCAAGGCATCAAGGACTTCAGCAACTGGCCTACAATACCGCAGGTGTACATCAACGGTCAGTTTGTGGGCGGCTGCGACATCCTGCTACAGATGCACCAGAGCGGCGAGCTGGTCGGCGAACTGGCCAAAGTGGGCATCAAGTCGCTCCTCATCGACTCCGTGTCGTCGTCCGACGAAGCAGCCGGAGAAAAACAGGAGAAGCGGTAA